AAGGCGATAAGCCTTGATTACCGCCTCGACGCCGGTGCATTGTCCATTTTTGAGCAAAAACAGATAGGCGTTATAGAACATGGAAGAATGAATATTCTGTTCCCATGTCATGAACCAGTCGGTAGAAAACGGCAGCATTCCTTTCGGCGGAGGGCTACCTCGCAATTCTTTATACAGCTTGATCAAGCGACCGCGACTTAATTGCGTCTCGCTTTCCAGCATCTGCAGACGCGCGCCCAGTGAAATGAGCTCCATCGCCAGCTGGATATCCTTAGCTTCCTGAACAATACTTTTTTCCGCCATCATTATGCCCTTTTCTTAGGCAAGCCTTCTTCTTTTGAAGACAGCTCTTGTAATAAATGACTCGACAACAAAATACCGGTATGGATCTGTTGCAGATCGTCAACCCGGGATTCTTGTGTTAATAACTTAATCGTATTGTGATCACTGAAGCGGAAATGACATATTAACTGATTGGTTTCAGCGAGCTTTACCATTTGCGGCAAAGTCATCTGCATCAATGCTTCGGCCATTTCTTCATTGATACCCAACCGAAACATTGCTGATGCTTTTTCGTCATTTATTAATCGCTGAGCCAGTAACAAATAAGACAAATTGATGTCATAAATGTGCTTGAGCAATTCAGAGGTACCCATATTCCCATCCCGACAGACTATGTTTCAAACATAAGTTAGGTGATAGACTGCTCACCCGCTAAACAATCACTCTCCATAGGTGGCATGAAAACTATCGGTGCCAGATAATTCTACTACTTTATAATCTTCTAATATGACGAAAAATACAGCATCAACATTGATGCGTCTGAGGTTCCATCTCTTCATAACGCCAGGCTCATCCTTTCTCTGTATTGCGTCCAACATAGAACGTAGGATTAATCCTAATCCTCCGCCACTGTACCGCCTTCGGCCTAACTCATACAACGCAGGCATATAAGCATTTTGATAATTATGTGACCTTAGTCACAAAAATGAAAGAGGCGAAACATAATATTTCACTGATTTTTACCCCGCAGTGAAATTTTCCTGAACACAATATGATCACAACAGGAGAAAAAAACTCCCCACAATAGAATTTCGCCCGAAACCATAAAATCAATTAACTGATTTTAAAAGAAAAAAAACACCACAGCTGCTTATCAGATTAAACCGCGACTCTACAACCACTTTGATTTACATTAATATTTCTAATTTTATTACTTAAGTTACTATTTCGTTCGTGTATTTTATGTCGATATAACGAAACACAGGAGCCATTTTCATGCTGGATTTTGAGTATTTCAACCCGACAAGAATCCTGTTTGGGCCAAGAAAACTGACTGAGATTGTCAAATACATTCCAGAAAATGCCCGCATACTAATAACTTATGGCGGAGACAGCGCCAGAAAATACGGCACACTGGATGAAATCCGACAGACATTAATCGACCATTATACCTGCTTCGAATTTGGCGGTATCGAACCCAACCCTCAATATGCGACGTTGATGCGCGCCGTCGATGTCGTGAAAGCCAACAAGATTGACTTTTTGCTGGCGATATGCGGCGGCTCGGTGGTTGACGGAACAAAATTCATCGCCGCCGCAAGCACACAGGATGATATCTGGAATACCTGGCTTGCCAGGGCGCCAATCCAGTCTGCTTTGCCGTTCGGGTGCGTAATGACATTACCGGCGACCGGCTCGGAAATGAACGCCACAGCCGTGGTATCCCACAAGCAATCCGGCGCCAAAGCCGGCTATAGTCACCCACTGTTATTTCCCAAATTCGCGGTTCTCGATCCACGGAAATCCTACACTTTGCCATCGCGTCAGGTCGCTAATGGCGTAGTGGATGCATTTGTGCACGTACTGGAACAGTATCTGACCTATCCGGTCTACGGCAAAGTGCAGGATCGGTTTGCAGAAGGGTTACTGCTGACCTTAATAGAAGAAGGCCCCAAAGCCATACAGACACCGGAAAGCTATGATGTTCGCGCGACGCTTACCTGGAGCGCCACGCTGGCCCTCAACGGGTTGATCGGCGCCGGCGTACCGCAGGACTGGGCAACGCACCGTATCGGTCACCAGTTAACATCGCTTTTCGGACTGGACCATGCGCAAACGCTGGCGGTTCTTCTGCCTGCCTTGCTTGATGTGCAGCGGCGCACAAAGCATGACAAGCTGGTGCAGTACGCCCTCCGGGTATGGAATCTTACCGCGGCGGATGAGGATAGCCTGATTTCACTGGCTATCGAGAAAACACGAGATTTCTTTGAGTCCATGGGGGTAAAAACCCGCATGCGCGACTACAACCTGTCCGAATCCGCCATTGACGATATTTTGGCGAATCTGGACAAATTTCATTTGTTGCCGCAGGGGGAACACCAGGATATTGACCGCGCCGCCGCCCACCGGATTTTGCGTCAAAGTTATTAAAACACCGTTCCTGATTAAATGAATACATCAGTTCGTACGTCATGCGCGTATGCCATTTCGGGTACGCGCCTTCCCGTTTTTAGACATCCGTCACGCTGATTAATTGCCTAATAATTGAAATATATAAATAACAGGATCTGATATACCTCTGCCGCCAGATTCGTGATCGACATCGCATTGAAATTCATGAATGTTTCACATTATATGCCGATGTTAGATTATGTTGGTATTTGAGTAAGGATCGCCACACAGCTGTTTCCAGAAACAAAAAACACCCAAACTACACCTGCGCGTAGTACGGTTGATGTACATATATTTTTCCTGAAAATGAGCGAATGGATATGAAAATGATGTCAAAGTCTGAACAACAGGGTAAAACCGGCATATTGGGTAATCTTGGACTGGTGCCGTTATTTGTCATCATTCTGGGCGGGATCATGCTGTTATTCGCCCTGGCCATCGGCACCGCCAGCTTATTTTTTGGTGCGCGCCAATCAGAGCCTGGATTACGTTACTCAGGAAATTGACGTCCGCCTCGGGCTGTCAAACAGTTCCAACCATCTCAGAACCGCCCGTCTGCTCATAATCCAGGCTGGCGCCGCCGTTCGTGTTGGAGACACGGAAGTATTCAATAACAACCTGAAACAGGCGGAACAGCGCATTGCCTCGTCGAAAGACGCCTTCAAAGTGTATGAGAACCGTGCCGTCAAAACCGACACGGATCTGGCACTGGAGCCGGAACTGAATAAGGCCTATAACGATTACGTCGAAAAAGGCATCATGCCGATGCTTAAGGCAGCGAAAGATGGTTATTTCGAAGAAATATTGACGCACGAATCGGAAGAGGTCCGGGTACTGGACGAGGCCTACAATAAACCGTTGCTGAAAGCGATTGCCTTTCGTACCGAACGTGCCAAGGCGCTTAATAGCAATGCGCAATATCAGGCCATGATGGGTTATACGTTGATGGCCGTCAGCTTCGCCATTGCCATCGCCATGACCCTACTGACCTTCCTGTTCCTGCGCGGTACGCTGATTAAGCCGATGAACCGCCTGGTGCAACGCATTCAGCGCATTGCTCATGGCGATCTGACCCAGCCCAACGAAGTCTATGGTAAGAACGAAATCGGTATTTTGGGCCAGAATATCCAGCAGATGCAGGAATCGCTGGTACATACGGTTTCCACCGTGCGCGACAGCGCAGACTCCATTTATCAGGGAACCACTGAAATCACAGCTGGCAACAGCGACCTCTCCTCCCGCACCGAGCAACAAGCCGCAGCGATTGAAGAGACCGCCGCCAGCATGGAACAGTTGACCGCAACCGTAAAACAGAACTCCGACAACGCGCACCATGCCAGCCAGCTAGCCTCGAATGCCTCCGGCAAGGCGAAACAAGGAGGCGACATCGTCGAAAATGTGGTTAACACCATGAACAGCATTTCCGGCAGCTCACGCAAAATTTCTGAAATCACCAACGTGATCAACAGCATTGCCTTTCAGACCAACATCCTGGCGTTGAACGCCGCGGTAGAAGCGGCTCGTGCCGGCGAACAAGGCCGGGGATTCGCGGTGGTAGCAGGAGAAGTGCGCAGCCTGGCACAGCGTAGCGCCCAGGCCGCCAAGGAGATTGAGGGTCTGATCTCCGAGTCAGTTTCGCTGGTTCATAGCGGTTCAGAACTGGTAGACAAGGCGGGTCAAACCATGCACGAAATCGTTCAGGCCGTGAGCAGCGTGACCGACATTATGAATGAAATCGCTTCAGCCTCCGACGAACAAAGCCGTGGCATTACTCAGGTTGGACAGGCGATTTCCGAGATGGATAGCGTCACGCAACAAAACGCCGCGCTGGTGCAGCAGGCCTCTGCCGCCGCCGCATCGCTCGAAGAACAGGCGATGGTGCTGACCCGCGCGGTATCCGCCTTCAAACTCACCGGCCATCAGGATAAGGCTTACGCTCAGGCCCCTCTTGCGCAGAAGCCACTGCTGGCTACGTCAACCGCCGGGCTGGGTTCGTCTTCCAGCGCTAAACCCGGCAGCGATAACTGGGAAACCTTCTGATGTATTAGGCCGATGCAGATAGATGCAGATAACTGTATCGGCCTGTTTATTTGCCCGCATTATTTGTCCGCAGGTTGACGCGGTTCGACAAAGACCCCTTCCGGGCTGCTAAGCTCGTTGAAGAACCAGATCCCCTCGGGATAATCCTCCAGCGCGATCAGGTACATGGTCCCTTCCTGAAACGGTTCCACAGCCAGAATGACCCCTTCTCTGCGCACTTCGCCATCGGTCTTTACCGTCACCACATCATTTACGTTCAATCGCCCACCTCTTCCTCTTCGCTCCAGCCTTGTCATCCGGCCCATACGAAAACACTTATGCCAATCCACCGACGGTATTGTCAAACTCAGGGGTATAGACAAAACACAGCTTGTTTCCCTCCGGGTCACGGCAGTAAGCGCCATAATAGTCAAGGGCATAGTGCGCGCGAAGCCCTGGCGCGCCTTCGTCGCCGCCTCCCAGCGATAACGCGGTTTCCCAAACGTGACGCACAGCCTGCGGCGAACTGACGGCGAAGCTGACCTGCACCCCATTTCCCCAGGTTGCCGGCAAACCATTTAGCGGAACCTGAACATAGAACTGCGGCCAGCGTCGCCCCGGGATATGCCACCCTTGCCCCGCCGGGCCTCCCGGCTCCTCCTCAACCGGGACAAACCCAAGCTCACCCAGAATAGCGGCATAGAAGCGGACCATAAGGTCGATATCCCGGGCACCGAGGATGATATGACTGAACATCGCTTTTCTTTTATTTCCATTTCACGCGCCAGACGCGGCCATCAGTCAAACACGCCATTGATAATGGTGGTCACCACCGCCGTGCTGAGCGCAATCAATACCAAGTCTTTACCGACAATCTGCCACTCATACCCTGGGTAAGACGGCAACCCGCGCAACATTTCCGGCGGTACGGCACGACGTGCAATCCCCGGCGGCAGTGGTTTCCCCCTGGCCAGATTCTTCGCTACGCCGGGGGGAAGCCCGCGATAGCCGGTGAAGCCATGATCGACGGCAAGACGCCGCGCATCATTATAGGAGAAACGATTATGATCCGGCGATCGTCCGCCATTATCGGGCATAGATGACCGAGCCGGACCCGGATGCCCACCCTGCTGGTGAGGGTTATCGCGTTGCCATTGATAATCGGGTCCGCCATTGCCCGGCCCTTTACCACCTGGCTCCGCCGATACCGGCACCGAAACCGAAAAAACAGAGGTAGCCAGCAGCATCGCCAGCACAGAAAAAGAGTATTTAGACATGGTACGACCTTTATAAGGAATGGAAACCATAAGGAATATATATAGCGTAAATATCCGGACGAATAGGGAATATCTCAGTTTTATCTACCGCTATATCTGGTACATCAGCGCTACGTTTACGCCATTAACAGATGAATATATCGCTGCACACTTTTAAAACATCGTTTCATCTGAATTGCTGTTTTTCTGATATCTCCGGCTCCACCTTGCCCAACATACTTTTATAATCACCACGGTGAATAGTTTTATGAACATGCAATTCAACCGCCATGTTCACGCGATAACGCAAGGCCTGTCGGACCTCGGCTTATGCCTGACGGTTATTGCCCGGCTTAGACGCGATACACACTCATCCCGCGGTTCGTGATGAAAAAAGCGCGCAACATTTGTCCTCCTTCTGCCTGTGATACGAAGATAGGTAACATGATTTTGAATACAGCCAAACAGCTGTTGAGTACACTGAGAAGCACCTCCTGGTACAAAAAGCGTCATTCCAATCGGGTCCTGTTCTGGCGTGAAATTACGCCATTAGCGGTTCCCATTTTTATCGAAGGGCTGTGCGTGGTGCTGATGGGGATATTCAGCACCTTTCTGGTTAGTTGGCTTGGTAAAGAAGCCATGGCCGCCGTAGGGTTAGCGGACAGCTTCAACATGCTGATTATTGCGTTTTTCACTGCAGTCGCGCTGGGGACGGCCGTCGTGGTGGCGTTCAGTCTTGGTCAACGCAATCGCAAACAGGCCCGACAAGCCGCACGGCAATCGATCTCATTATTGGTGCTGATCTCCCTGCTGCTGGTGGGACTGGTGGAGTTTGCCGGTCAAACCATCATCGACCTGATTGCTTATAATGCCGAACCGGCCGTGAAATCACTGGCGCTGACATTCCTGCGCCTTACCGTCTGGGGTTACCCGGCGCTGGCCATCACGCTGGTCGGTTGCGGCGCGTTACGCGGCGCCGGCAACACCCGCTTGCCGATGATCATCAATATTGGGATGAATATCCTGAATATTCTGCTCAGCG
The DNA window shown above is from Dickeya dadantii NCPPB 898 and carries:
- the dsrB gene encoding protein DsrB, translated to MNVNDVVTVKTDGEVRREGVILAVEPFQEGTMYLIALEDYPEGIWFFNELSSPEGVFVEPRQPADK
- the flhC gene encoding flagellar transcriptional regulator FlhC is translated as MAEKSIVQEAKDIQLAMELISLGARLQMLESETQLSRGRLIKLYKELRGSPPPKGMLPFSTDWFMTWEQNIHSSMFYNAYLFLLKNGQCTGVEAVIKAYRLYLEQCAPQSDVPLLALTRAWTLVRFVDSGMLQLSACNCCKGMFITHAHQPKNSFVCSLCQPPSRAVKRRKLSPSVADIIPQLLDEQVKHAV
- a CDS encoding anti-virulence regulator CigR family protein, coding for MSKYSFSVLAMLLATSVFSVSVPVSAEPGGKGPGNGGPDYQWQRDNPHQQGGHPGPARSSMPDNGGRSPDHNRFSYNDARRLAVDHGFTGYRGLPPGVAKNLARGKPLPPGIARRAVPPEMLRGLPSYPGYEWQIVGKDLVLIALSTAVVTTIINGVFD
- the flhD gene encoding flagellar transcriptional regulator FlhD — its product is MGTSELLKHIYDINLSYLLLAQRLINDEKASAMFRLGINEEMAEALMQMTLPQMVKLAETNQLICHFRFSDHNTIKLLTQESRVDDLQQIHTGILLSSHLLQELSSKEEGLPKKRA
- a CDS encoding iron-containing alcohol dehydrogenase, whose protein sequence is MLDFEYFNPTRILFGPRKLTEIVKYIPENARILITYGGDSARKYGTLDEIRQTLIDHYTCFEFGGIEPNPQYATLMRAVDVVKANKIDFLLAICGGSVVDGTKFIAAASTQDDIWNTWLARAPIQSALPFGCVMTLPATGSEMNATAVVSHKQSGAKAGYSHPLLFPKFAVLDPRKSYTLPSRQVANGVVDAFVHVLEQYLTYPVYGKVQDRFAEGLLLTLIEEGPKAIQTPESYDVRATLTWSATLALNGLIGAGVPQDWATHRIGHQLTSLFGLDHAQTLAVLLPALLDVQRRTKHDKLVQYALRVWNLTAADEDSLISLAIEKTRDFFESMGVKTRMRDYNLSESAIDDILANLDKFHLLPQGEHQDIDRAAAHRILRQSY
- a CDS encoding VOC family protein, with the protein product MFSHIILGARDIDLMVRFYAAILGELGFVPVEEEPGGPAGQGWHIPGRRWPQFYVQVPLNGLPATWGNGVQVSFAVSSPQAVRHVWETALSLGGGDEGAPGLRAHYALDYYGAYCRDPEGNKLCFVYTPEFDNTVGGLA